From the genome of Cryptococcus neoformans var. neoformans B-3501A chromosome 1, whole genome shotgun sequence, one region includes:
- a CDS encoding hypothetical protein (Match to EST gb|CF190374.1|CF190374; HMMPfam hit to TPR, TPR Domain, score: 40.9, E(): 3.5e-09), whose translation MTMAQKQAAIAEERRRRDEAQRKQFEADGAFWENLGSRSSAATSASSRSNHGTFWDQYGDDGDLLSAGSNPVSQPRSHAHSPAPLPPAHTDPFDFDAFENTLNGSAKAALASEASNSGETSAIRTPVSNVDLWDGDGNDDDLLGELGRPAASKPAQTKSTLPRTPQEPPPASPPPHIVGQIVEMGFAPTQARQALAKTSTGTDVQEALELLLGSGQGQGHAPGNAGPSGSWDDHLPEADDDRIEYERRKRQEAEKERRRRRRAGPSRDSVKARTTEEQERDAAAAAANAQEQAERILAQASEIGQSMFNKATSFWNTSKERAIKVYEEQRKALEAAERGEDQKKKDTRPKWMQENEGWKDERSRQVRGGFKDSDDEQEIGPSIPAPRREQRPARQEGIADLLSGNDHHPAHRPTSRPTSRPASRAAPSPKPAAPPLPRRPLISATPLQLESSAAHKTKGNDHFKLGRFTEAESCYSSAIAALPKDNLFLIPLLNNRATTRLKLGDAVNAATDCTAVIDLVGISYHPGKEAPLPAEYADIKLGDGLSKALVKRAQAWEMGEKWKAALEDWERVMGLDPVLLGGTNAAASTRNMAAQGARRAKKMMQSGGNVAAAAPAVVSSPAPSTPAADVNRSAAVADLRKAAQALEAEEEARLFHKDNVDAKIANWKSGKETNLRALIASLDTVLWDDIVKEGGLKVGMHELVTDKQVKIKYMKVIARLHPDKLNTQNTTVEQRMLANGAFGVLSDAWQAFNQ comes from the exons ATGACCATGGCGCAGAAGCAGGCGGCGATCGCAGAGGAGCGGCGGCGAAGGGACGAGGCGCAGAGGAAGCAGTTTGAGGCCGACGGTGCCTTCTGGGAGAACCTCGGCAGTCGAAGCAGCGCCGCCACGTCCGCGTCGTCCCGCTCCAACCACGGCACGTTCTGGGACCAGTATGGCGACGACGGCGACCTCTTGTCCGCAGGCTCAAACCCCGTATCGCAGCCGCGATCCCACGCCCACTCGCCTGCGCCGCTTCCGCCCGCACACACCGACCCGTTCGACTTTGACGCCTTTGAGAACACGCTGAATGGTTCCGCCAAAGCGGCCCTGGCATCCGAGGCGAGCAACAGCGGAGAGACATCAGCGATACGGACCCCAGTGTCAAACGTCGACTTGTGGGATGGTGACGGGAATGATGACGACTTGCTTGGAGAGCTCGGTAGACCTGCTGCATCCAAGCCCGCTCAGACCAAG TCCACGCTTCCCCGCACCCCTCAAGAACCTCCACCCGCGTCTCCTCCACCCCATATTGTCGGCCAGATTGTCGAAATGGGCTTTGCCCCTACGCAAGCTCGGCAGGCGCTCGCAAAGACGTCAACCGGTACAGACGTCCAGGAAGCTCTCGAGCTGCTTCTCGGTAGTggccaaggccaaggccACGCGCCTGGTAATGCCGGACCGAGCGGATCATGGGATGATCATCTACCCGAAGCTGATGACGATAGGATCGAGTACGAGCGACGTAAACGCCAAGAAGCCGAAAAAGAACGACGGCGTAGACGGCGTGCTGGTCCGTCCCGCGATTCTGTAAAGGCACGTACGACCGAGGAACAAGAGCGAGATGCCGCCGCTGCCGCTGCCAACGCGCAAGAACAGGCCGAACGTATTCTTGCGCAAGCATCCGAGATTGGACAGAGTATGTTTAACAAGGCTACATCGTTCTGGAACACCAGTAAAGAACGGGCTATAAAGGTGTATGAAGAGCAGAGAAAGGCTCTGGAGGCGGCGGAAAGGGGCGAggatcagaagaagaaggatacgAGGCCAAAGTGGATGCAGGAAAATGAAGGttggaaggatgagagatcGCGCCAGGTCAGGGGAGGCTTCAAGGATAGCGACGATGAGCAAGAGATCGGACCGTCAATCCCTGCACCCAGGCGAGAGCAGAGACCTGCACGACAAGAGGGCATCGCCGATCTCTTGTCTGGCAATGACCACCACCCAGCACATCGCCCTACATCTCGCCCTACATCTCGCCCCGCATCTCGAGCTGCACCGTCACCCAAACCCGCGGCGCCGCCTTTACCTCGTCGACCCCTCATCTCTGCCACCCCCTTACAACTCGAGTCGTCAGCCGCTCACAAGACAAAGGGAAACGACCATTTCAAACTCGGTCGTTTTACCGAAGCCGAGTCGTGCTATTCATCGGCGATCGCCGCTCTCCCAAAAgacaacctcttcctcatccctctcctcaacaaccGCGCGACCACCCGGCTCAAGCTGGGCGACGCTGTCAACGCAGCGACAGATTGCACCGCCGTCATCGACCTCGTCGGCATCTCCTACCACCCGGGCAAGGAAGCGCCCCTACCTGCAGAGTACGCCGACATCAAGCTCGGCGACGGTCTTTCAAAAGCACTGGTCAAGAGAGCGCAAGCGTGGGAAATGGGTGAAAAGTGGAAAGCGGCGTTGGAGGATTGGGAACGGGTGATGGGATTGGATCCTGTGCTCTTGGGCGGCACGAATGCGGCTGCCAGTACGAGGAATATGGCAGCGCAAGGTGCGAGGCGGGCGAAAAAGATGATGCAGAGTGGTGGAAATGTTGCTGCCGCCGCTCCTGCCGTAGTCAGCAGCCCCGCACCGTCTACACCCGCCGCAGACGTCAACCGCTCGGCTGCCGTCGCCGACCTCCGCAAAGCCGCACAGGCGCTcgaggcagaggaagaagccagaCTCTTTCACAAGGACAACGTCGACGCAAAGATCGCAAACTGGAAAAGCGGCAAGGAAACCAACTTGCGCGCGCTCATCGCTAGTCTTGATACAGTGCTCTGGGACGATATCGTGAAAGAGGGCGGGCTGAAAGTAGGGATGCATGAGCTGGTTACGGATAAGCAAGTGAAGATCAAGTATATGAAGGTGATTGCGAGGTTGCATCCCGACAAG TTGAATACGCAAAACACAACAGTGGAGCAGAGGATGCTGGCGAATGGCGCATTTGGAGTGCTGAGCGACGC TTGGCAAGCATTTAACCAATGA
- a CDS encoding hypothetical protein (Match to EST gb|CF188859.1|CF188859; Similar to gi|46121653|ref|XP_385381.1| hypothetical protein FG05205.1 [Gibberella zeae PH-1], FASTA scores: opt: 613, E(): 8.4e-29, (34.623% identity (58.859% similar) in 491 aa overlap (86-562:154-570)); HMMPfam hit to PP2C, Protein phosphatase 2C, score: 48.9, E(): 1.4e-11): MLSPHHARPYSTPSARPPSVKTTAFVSIALLTSAYLLYRHESESAPGKHAVSPSSLLSGGKPTFQLSIRSGRGGVQTYEFERKPDDQVERELRAHEVSRRIDRKGNPVVRWDNNWLGSNEPCEDRWATDLVRRDGAAGGAVGKAVNFWTRWYRGDSIPSESAPAEEDEAARGKHDLMLFSIMDGHAGDATSRLLQKSLHPTISMALAGLQRGNVPPRHNVWERWAGYLNPWYWLGTDTVWTPENVSKTIQNAFVQLDDNICQTPLKLLPTLSSPSTSSPTPRETLVALAQPAAAGACAISTLVDSENDDLYVAVTGDCRAVAGWEGEDGKWRCDVLSEDQMGDNPKEIERMRSEHPASERDTVIRNGRVQGGLQPTRAFGDAVYKWTNAQAAQIADAFRAQGERPRPGRPWNYTPPYVTARPEVTYRKLNAHTGEKLRFIVLATDGLWDRITSEESTLLLASYLSHPSHAPLPKSALPRRFPLAPPPPREKRPYPAQDLPAPTGEAASDTWVYEGDANAATHLIRNSLAGGDVKTRAELVSLGGKVSRWMRDDITVTVVFFGDS, translated from the exons ATGCTGTCCCCGCACCACGCCCGCCCGTACAGCACACCGTCCGCACGCCCGCCGAGCGTCAAGACGACAGCGTTCGTCTCCATCGCATTGCTGACGTCTGCCTACCTGCTCTACCGCCACGAGTCCGAGTCGGCACCGGGAAAGCATGCGGTTTCCCCGTCGTCTCTCCTCTCCGGCGGCAAGCCCACTTTCCAGCTCTCGATCCGGAGCGGCCGGGGCGGCGTGCAGACGTACGAGTTTGAGCGCAAGCCGGACGACCAGGTCGAGCGCGAACTGCGGGCACATGAAGTCTCGCGGAGAATCGACCGGAAGGGCAACCCGGTGGTGAGGTGGGATAACAATTGGCTAGGATCGAACGAGCCATGTGAAGATCGCTGGGCGACGGATCTTGTTCGCAGGGATGGAGCAGCTGGGGGGGCGGTGGGGAAAGCTGTCAATTTTTGGACGAGGTGGTACAGGGGCGACTCGATACCCTCCGAGTCGGCGCctgcagaagaggacgaggcgGCACGAGGTAAACACGATTTGATGCTCTTTTCAATCATGGACGGTCATGCGGGCGATGCAACCTCTCGCCTACTGCAAAAGTCGCTTCATCCGACGATTAGCATGGCTCTTGCCGGCCTGCAGCGGGGGAATGTGCCTCCTCGTCATAACGTGTGGGAGCGGTGGGCGGGCTACCTGAATCCGTGGTATTGGCTGGGTACGGACACGGTCTGGACGCCAGAGAACGTCTCCAAGACTATCCAGAATGC aTTTGTGCAATTGGACGACAACATTTGCCAAACTCCGCTCAAGCTCCTGCCCACCCTCTCATCCCCATCGACCTCGTCGCCCACTCCCCGCGAGACGCTGGTAGCCCTCGCTCAACCAGCCGCTGCCGGCGCCTGTGCGATCAGCACACTGGTTGATTCGGAAAACGACGATCTCTACGTAGCAGTGACCGGCGACTGTCGTGCCGTTGCtggatgggagggagaggatgggaaaTGGCGATGTGATGTTTTGAGTGAGGATCAGATGGGCGATAACCCTaaagagattgagag GATGAGAAGCGAGCACCCGGCGTCAGAGAGGGATACAGTCATCCGGAATGGCCGTGTCCAAGGCGGTCTCCAGCCGACTCGCGCCTTTGGTGATGCCGTTTACAAGTGGACGAATGCCCAGGCTGCCCA GATCGCAGACGCTTTCCGGGCACAAGGTGAAAGACCGCGTCCAGGCCGACCTTGGAACTATACGCCTCCCTATGTGACTGCCCGGCCTGAAGTGACGTATCGCAAACTGAATGCGCACACTGGCGAGAAACTGCGATTCATCGTGCTTGCTACCGACGGAT TATGGGACAGGATAACGTCTGAAGAATCCacgcttcttctcgcctCCTACCTCTCCCACCCTTCCCACGCGCCGCTTCCTAAATCAGCCCTCCCTAGGCGTTTCCCTCTCGCCCCGCCGCCACCGCGAGAAAAACGTCCATACCCCGCACAAGACCTCCCTGCGCCGACGGGCGAGGCGGCAAGTGATACGTGGGTGTACGAAGGCGACGCGAATGCGGCGACGCATTTGATCAGGAACAGTTTGGCGGGAGGCGATGTCAAGACGAGAGCCGAGTTGGTCAGCCTTGGCGGCAAGGTTTCGAGGTGGATGCGAGACGATATCACCGTGAC GGTGGTTTTCTTTGGTGACAGCTAG
- a CDS encoding hypothetical protein (Similar to gi|19920448|ref|NP_608507.1| CG3645-PA [Drosophila melanogaster], FASTA scores: opt: 924, E(): 1.6e-46, (40.396% identity (63.168% similar) in 505 aa overlap (32-520:12-447)); HMMPfam hit to Dus, Dihydrouridine synthase (Dus), score: 241.6, E(): 1.3e-69): MSVAAQVVSSEGPQSVGDELQTKKQFPTFPAPGKPTHEKLGGYDFYRSIGSPKFVVAPMVDQSELAWRLLSRSPLPPALAGPSETVTTPQGKAYIRHPGGAHVCYTPMIHAKVFVDAKGEGGRNGDGQFCLSLDEEGGEGTIGGVEGGDRPLIVQFCANDPDILLAAAKKVEHRCDAVDINFGCPQGIAKRGHYGSFLQDEWELIHKLISTLHENLSVPVTAKFRIFPDLDKTIAYARMMEAAGAQILTCHGRTREMKGQNTGLADWEYIREVKKAVKVPVFANGNILYREDVDRCMEVTGCDGVMTAEGNLSNPAIFMPPEHPHAHPPITVLAHRYLDIVEALDTPTAGSAIKAHLFRLLKPVLDTDEELRVQIATCRWSDGMDGFREIIRDIERRCAPVREALGADWRPPTVDPKTGYRSLPMFAAQPQIRAKPVSTEIGGHEDMVSRPVSPGKEGEGRMFDTPNITTAPASSVPGTVLFSRSHRHTSLGQTERCVHSDCTGVAATRCPTRACITHCRILRAVEAGYTREEAEAEGAKGGLVGMGCDAHEEKVRARKEREARKRKGREMAKEKAKERKKEEKAKEEREKSKEKVGMTEEEVSFAAGLA; the protein is encoded by the exons ATGTCTGTAGCTGCTCAAGTCGTCAGCAGCGAGGGGCCACAGAGTGTGGGGGACGAGTTACAGACAAAGAAGCAGTTTCCTACTTTTCCAGCCCCGGGAAAACCGACGCATGAAAAGCTGGGCGGATATGATTTCTACAGATCGATCGGTAGTCCGAAATTTGTGGTGGCTCCTATGGTTGACCAAAGCGAGCTT GCCTGGCGTCTTCTCTCACggtctcctcttcctccagctctGGCCGGCCCATCTGAGACAGTGACGACGCCGCAAGGCAAGGCATATATCCGCCACCCCGGTGGTGCCCACGTCTGCTATACGCCAATGATTCACGCAAAAGTGTTTGTGGATgcaaaaggagaaggcggacGTAACGGAGATGGTCAATTTTGTCTGAGCCtagatgaagaaggcgggGAGGGGACTATTGgaggggtggaggggggtGACAGGCCTCTCATTGTGCAGTTTTGTGCCAATGATCCCGATATTTTGCTGGCAGCTGCGAAGAAGGTGGAGCATAGGTGTGATGCGGTGGATATCAACTT TGGATGTCCCCAGGGCATTGCCAAACGAGGTCACTATGgctctttcctccaagacGAATGGGAGCTTATACATAAACTCA TCTCTACACTTCACGAGAACCTGTCTGTCCCTGTGACTGCAAAGTTCCGCATCTTCCCCGACCTCGACAAGACGATCGCATATGCTCGTATGATGGAAGCCGCCGGCGCTCAAATCCTTACTTGTCACGGCCGTACTCGGGAGATGAAGGGCCAGAACACTGGTCTTGCCGATTGGGAATATATCCGCGAGGTGAAGAAAGCTGTCAAGGTGCCTGTTTTCGCGAATGGAAACATACTGTACAGGGAAGACGTGGACCGGTGTATGGAGGTGACAGGTTGCGATGGGGTGATGACTGCAGAAGGCAACTTGTCCAACCCTGCTATTTTTATGCCGCCCGAACACCCTCACGCCCATCCGCCTATAACGGTGCTCGCCCACCGATACCTCGATATTGTGGAAGCGCTTGATACGCCTACCGCAGGAAGCGCTATCAAGGCGCATCTTTTCCGACTTCTCAAACCTGTGCTCGACACGGACGAGGAGCTACGGGTGCAGATTGCTACCTGCCGATGGTCTGACGGTATGGACGGTTTCCGTGAGATTATCAGAGATATTGAAAGACGGTGTGCACCTGTTCGTGAAGCTCTCGGAGCTGATTGGAGACCGCCCACTGTTGATCCCAAGACGGGCTATCGATCCCTCCCGATGTTTGCCGCTCAGCCCCAGATCCGTGCGAAACCCGTGTCGACCGAGATTGGAGGTCATGAAGATATGGTATCGCGTCCCGTATCCCCCGGGAAAGAGGGTGAAGGCCGTATGTTTGACACGCCCAATATCACCACTGCGCCGGCGTCTTCCGTCCCCGGTACCGTCCTCTTTTCCCGATCACACCGCCACACCAGCTTAGGCCAGACGGAGCGTTGCGTCCATTCGGACTGTACGGGTGTTGCGGCTACGCGATGTCCTACACGGGCATGTATTACGCATTGCAGGATATTGCGTGCGGTGGAAGCTGGGTATACgagggaagaggctgaAGCGGAGGGTGCAAAGGGCGGGCTGGTTGGGATGGGCTGTGATGCGCATGAGGAGAAAGtgagggcgaggaaggagagggaggcgaggaagcgcaaggggagagagatggcaaaggaaaaggcaaaggagaggaagaaggaggaaaaggcaaaggaggagagagagaagagcaaggaaaaggtggggatgacggaggaggaagtatCGTTTGCAGCCGGGTTGGCGTAG
- a CDS encoding hypothetical protein (Similar to gi|46128015|ref|XP_388561.1| hypothetical protein FG08385.1 [Gibberella zeae PH-1], FASTA scores: opt: 896, E(): 8.9e-49, (46.496% identity (70.085% similar) in 585 aa overlap (647-1149:118-690)); HMMPfam hit to ABC1, ABC1 family, score: 112.0, E(): 1.4e-30) has product MILIRHKSCSLASLVGLTLPRATCRAPQQYRSSSSAAIPPADQEEHQSKPLTGSARLFADAEAEEKVTSNASNRDHLRMTQGPVWTGDESPADAVLRMLVDAHKPLRNEGGVKHNAADEKIKGWMKGLQLEPILGPGPSLPPEEAQEIALESVEKENAHRTKIPPHLHRPWHSTYTGEYQTAETPKVKYGAFTNKRTDGDSLTNLLELQLPPNADSKTRAKVKAARKSTMFMGRLDKAREGALDYKLGLGVDDAHVVETGEEGEVSEEGQTFKGNRQIKGSSVLGAQRGSASGMKAWAGLVEDRILVRSLSASWIAKLTFAIFREQEVRIVTMYLTDGLMVVIEAGFFNNASGKGKPIVADPEARNPHIERGELFMNRIIKRQGALPPWIELQNLLDSNLRSFRATLLTTYKTQLVRNIISTNALHPLPPLHAIPDRDEAWEAREFKFHQENVKQINDLVRRMNAQAPSPARRHLITLEGELNRIRGNMLKNEVWEEIKRRAEESINMPYQRERSGLAAFIFEGENWTKLKNATNRSFGTVAVSGTAPLANANVSGLEGSSKGYSGDPTGDHSSGPSSYSGRDPRPLRLVVMAGVGVGVIIYLRRRPVKNDSAHLNPFHHHLQPTPTPQPDIVASSPSEPPLTFIRIIEIYILEPIGTFFRFLHLACLFVPVILLSPMLLSWGAIWWYGFLVKQMERAGPSFIKLGQWAASRADLFPAELCEKMSKLHSNGRPHSLGYTKKVMEAAFGMGFDDIFEEFDEEPIGCGAIAQVESDTASVAIKVIHPRVRKIIRRDIAVMSIFAKFVNAFPGMQWFSLPEEVQVFGEMMNSQLDLRVEASNLDKFLHNFGKRGRRVTFPTPIKLGDGKEELEEEMKDILEMLLIDNWTHGDLHPGNIMVRFYKPTTTDYLSPLLHAFGKNPTPSTDASVASHDNLVHTLAAVSRDREKWLNKLDELHQDGYEPQLIFIDAGLVTSLDSKNRANFLDLFQAVAEFDGYKAGKLMIERCRTPDFAIDEETFALKMQHIVLSVKSKTFSLAKIKISDILTDVLKAVRQHHVKMEGDFVNTVISILLLEGIGRQLDPDMDLFKSALPILRQLGKQMGTREAIQATPTGNILAMIKLWVWVEARQVAGEVSTLDEWMKYDRLTPSI; this is encoded by the exons ATGATTCTCATTCGCCATAAGTCATGCTCGCTGGCGTCTCTGGTCGGGCTTACTCTGCCCAGAGCCACTTGCCGAGCTCCACAGCAGTATCGATCCTCCAGCTCCGCAGCGATCCCGCCTGCCGATCAAGAAGAGCATCAATCTAAACCTCTCACAGGCAGCGCCAGGCTGTTTGCAGATGCTGAAgcggaagaaaaggtcaCATCGAATGCTTCCAATCGTGATCACTTGCGAATGACTCAAGGACCTGTTTGGACTGGAGATGAGTCTCCTGCCGATGCTGTACTGCGAATGCTCGTGGACGCTCATAAACCATTGAGGAACGAGGGGGGGGTTAAACACAATGCAGCTGACGAGAAGATAAAGGGGTGGATGAAAGGGCTCCAACTGGAGCCTATATTAGGTCCTGGGCCCTCTTTGCCACctgaagaagctcaagaGATTGCACTAGAGAgtgtggaaaaggagaacgcGCATAGAACAAAAATACCCCCTCATTTGCATCGGCCTTGGCACTCTACCTACACAGGAGAATACCAGACTGCTGAGACGCCAAAGGTCAAATATGGGGCGTTCACTAATAAACGGACGGACGGAGACTCCCTTACCAACTTACTCGAACTTCAACTACCCCCGAATGCGGATAGTAAAACCCGTGCAAAGGTAAAGGCTGCCCGTAAATCGACGATGTTCATGGGTAGATTGGACAAAGCACGTGAAGGAGCATTGGACTATAAATTGGGTCTGGGAGTGGATGACGCACATGTGGTAGAAaccggagaagaaggtgaagtaagtgaagaagggcagaCTTTTAAGGGGAATCGACAAATAAAGGGTAGCAGTGTTTTGGGAGCTCAACGAGGAAGTGCCAGTGGTATGAAGGCTTGGGCAGGTCTGGTAGAAGATCGGATATTGGTACGTTCCCTTTCTGCATCATGGATAGCTAAACTGACATTCGCGATTTTCAGAGAGCAAGAGGTGCGCATAGTCACGATGTATTTGACGGATGGGCTAATGGTTGTAATAGAGGCTGGATTTTTCAACAATGCCAGCGGAAAAGGCAAACCGATTGTTGCTGATCCCGAGGCAAGAAATCCTCACATTG AGCGAGGAGAGCTTTTTATGAACCGCATCATTAAGCGCCAGGGTGCTCTTCCACCGTGGATTGAACTGCAGAACCTTCTTGACTCCAACCTCCGCTCGTTTCGCGCCACCCTCTTGACTACCTACAAGACCCAACTTGTCCGCAACATCATCTCTACGAACGCCCTTCATCCTTTGCCTCCTCTGCATGCGATTCCTGATCGGGATGAAGCCTGGGAAGCCAGAGAGTTCAAATTCCATCAAGAAAATGTTAAGCAGATCAATGATCTCGTCCGTCGGATGAATGCCCAAGCTCCTTCACCTGCGCGAAGGCATCTCATCACTCTCGAGGGAGAGTTGAACAGAATTAGGGGGAACATGTTGAAGAACGAGGTTTGGGAAGAGATTAAAAGGCGAGCGGAAGAAAGTATCAACATGCCATATCAACGGGAAAGATCCGGACTAGCGGCATTTAtttttgaaggagaaaattGGACGAAGTTAAAGAATGCCACGAATCGCTCATTTGGGACGGTGGCTGTATCTGGTACTGCGCCATTGGCTAATGCCAATGTTAGTGGTCTCGAGGGATCTTCAAAAGGATACTCTGGGGATCCAACAGGGGATCATTCGTCTGGGCCAAGCAGTTATAGCGGAAGAGATCCACGCCCGCTTAGACTGGTGGTCATGGCCGGTGTAGGTGTCGGTGTCATAATTTACCTCCGCCGTCGACCTGTTAAAAATGACTCGGCCCATCTTAATCCGTTTCACCACCATCTACAGCCCACCCCGACTCCCCAACCTGATATCGTcgcctcctctccttcggAGCCGCCCCTTACTTTCATCCGTATAATCGAGATCTACATCCTTGAGCCCATTGGGACtttcttccgcttccttcATCTGGCCTGTCTCTTTGTCCCCGTGATTCTCTTGTCTCCCATGCTTCTT agTTGGGGGGCTATCTGGTGGTACGGCTTTCTCGTCAAGCAAATGGAACGCGCAGGGCCGTCTTTCATCAAACTTGGTCAATGGGCGGCATCCCGAGCCGATTTATTCCCTGCAGAGCTATGCGAGAAAATGTCCAAACTGCATTCAAATGGAAGACCACATTCTCTAGGGTACACCAAAAAGGTTATGGAGGCTGCGTTTGGTATGGGCTTTGATGATATATTCGAagagtttgatgaagagccGATTGGATGCGGTGCTATTGCTCAGGTAGAA TCAGATACAGCTAGTGTTGCCATCAAAGTTATTCATCCCCGCGTTCGCAAAATAATTCGCCGAGATATCGCAGTCATGTCCATTTTTGCCAAATTTGTCAACGCTTTCCCTGGCATGCAATGGTTCTCTCTCCCTGAAGAAGTCCAAGTATttggagagatgatgaacTCCCAACTTGACTTGAGAGTTGAAGCTTCCAATTTGGACAAGTTCCTACATAATtttgggaagagagggagaagagttACGTTTCCCACACCAATCAAACTGGgcgatggaaaggaagagctggaagaagagatgaaagataTCCTG GAAATGCTGCTAATTGACAATTGGACACACGGTGATTTGCACCCCGGAAATATTATGGTCCGGTTTTACAAACCTACGACAACCGACTACTTGTCTCCTCTTTTGCATGCCTTTGGAAAAAATCCTACTCCTTCAACAGATGCGTCAGTCGCCTCTCATGATAATCTTGTGCATACCCTCGCCGCTGTCTCCAGAGATAGGGAAAAGTGGTTGAACAAGCTTGACGAGCTGCATCAAGATGGTTATGAGCCACAATTGATCTTTATCGATGCTGGTTTGGTTACTTCCTTGGACAGCAAGAATCGTGCGAACTTTCTCGATCTCTTCCAAGCTGTTGCCGAGTTTGATGGATACAAGGCCGGCAAACTCATGATCGAACGATGCCGTACACCCGATTTTGCAATCGACGAAGAGACCTTTGCGCTCAAGATGCAGCACATCGTCCTCAGCGTCAAGTCAAAGACGTTCTCTCTCgccaagatcaagatcagcGATATCCTTACCGATGTGCTCAAGGCCGTCCGTCAACACCACGTGAAAATGGAAGGAGACTTTGTCAACACCGTAATATCTAttctgctgctggaagGTATCGGTCGGCAATTGGATCCGGACATGGACTTGTTCAAATCGGCGCTGCCGATTTTAAGGCAGTTGGGAAAGCAGATGGGTACCAGAGAGGCCATTCAGGCCACTCCGACTGGTAATATCCTCGCGATGATCAAG CTGTGGGTGTGGGTAGAAGCAAGGCAGGTGGCGGGAGAAGTTTCTACCTTGGATGAATGGATGAAG TACGACCGCCTCACGCCATCAATCTAG